The sequence GGTGGCAAAGTTATTGAGACATAGTGGTGGCAAAGTTCTTGGGAGATAGTGGTGGTAAACTTGTTGAGACATAGTGGTGGCAAAGTTCTTGGGAGATAGTGGTGGCAAAGTTCTTGGGAGATAGTGGTGGTAAACTTGTTGAGATATAGTGGTTGCAAAGTTATTGAGACATAGTGGTGGCAAAGTTCTTGGGAGATAGTGGTGGTAAACTTGTTGAGATATAGTGGTGGCAAAGTTCTTGGGAGATAGTGGTGGCAAAGTTCTTGGGAGATGGTGGTGGTAAACTTGTTGAGATATAGTGGTGGCAAAGTTATTGAGACATAGTGGTGGCAAAGTTCTTGGGAGATAGTGGTGGCAAAGTTCTTGGGAGATAGTGGTGGTAAACTTGTTGCGATATAGTGGTGGCAAAGTTATTGAGACATAGTGGTGGCAAAGTTCTTGGGAGATAGTGGTGGTAAACTTGTTGAGATATAGTGGTGGCAAAGTTCTTGGGAGATAGTGGTGGCAAAGTTCTTGGGAGATGGTGGTGGTAAACTTGTTGAGATATAGTGGTGGCAAAGTTATTGAGACATAGTGGTGGCAAAGTTCTTGGGAGATAGTAGTGGTAAACTTGTTGAGATATAGTGGTGGCAAAGTTATTGAGACATAGTGGTGGCAAAGTTCTTGGGAGATAGTAGTGGTAAACTTGTTGAGATATAGTGGTGGCAAAGTTATTGAGACATAGTGGTGGCAAAGTTCTTGGGAGATAGTGGTGGCAAAGTTCTTGGGAGATGGTGGTGGTAAACTTGTTGAGATATAGTGGTGGCAAAGTTATTGAGACATAGTGGTGGCAAAGTTCTTGGGAGATAGTAGTGGTAAACTTGTTGAGATATAGTGGTGGCAAAGTTATTGAGACATAGTGGTGGCAAAGTTCTTGGGAGATAGTGGTGGCAAAGTTCTTGGGAGATAGTGGTGGTAAACTTGTTGCGATATAGTGGTGGCAAAGTTATTGAGACATAGTGGTGGCAAAGTTCTTGGGAGATAGTGGTGGTAAACTTGTTGAGATATAGTGGTGGCAAAGTTCTTGGGAGATAGTGGTGGCAAAGTTCTTGGGAGATGGTGGTGGTAAACTTGTTGAGATATAGTGGTGGCAAAGTTCTTGGGAGATAGTGGTGGCAAAGTTCTTGGGAGATGGTGGTGGTAAACTTGTTGAGATATAGTGGTGGCAAAGTTCTTGGGAGATAGTGGTGGCAAAGTTCTTGGGAGATAGTGGTGGTAAACTTGTTGAGATATAGTGGTGGCAAAGTTATTGAGACATAGTGGTGGCAAAGTTCTTGGGAGATAGTGGTGGCAAAGTTCTTGGGAGATAATGGTGGTAAACTTGTTGAGACATAGTGGTGGCAAAGTTCTTGGGAGATAGTGGTGGCAAAGTTCTTGGGAGATAGTGGTGGTAAATTGTTGAGATATAGTGGTGGCAAAGTTATTGAGACATAGTGGTGGCAAAGTTCTTGGGAGATAGTGGTGGCAAAGTTCTTGGGAGATAGTGGTGGTAAAGTTCTTGGGAGATAGTGGTGGCAAAGTTATTGAGACATAGTGGTGGCAAAGTTCTTGGGAGATAGTGGTGGCAAAGTTCTTGGGAGATAGTGGTGGTAAACTTTTTGAGATATAGTGGTGGCAAAGTTCTTGGGAGATAGTGGTGGCAAAGTTATTGGGATATAGTGGTGACAAAGTTGTTGGGAGATAGTGGTGGCAAAGTTCTTGAGAGATAGTGGTGGCAAAGTTGTTGAGATATAGTGGTGGCAATGTTCTTAAGAGATAGTGGTGGCAAAGTTCTTGGGATATAGTGGTGACAAAGTTGTTGGGAGATAGTGGTGGCAAAGTTCTTGGGAGATAGTGGTGGAAAAGTTGTTGAGATATAGTGGTGGCAATGTTCTTAGGAGATAGTGGTGGCAAAGTTATCGGGATATAGTGGTGACAAAGTTGTTGGGAGATAGTGGTGGCAAGGTTGTTGAGATATAGTGGTGGCAAAGTTGTTGAGATATAGCGGTGGCAAATTTCTTAGGAGATAGTGGTGGCAAAGTTGTTGGGATATAGTGGTGACAAAGTTGTTGGGAGATAGTGGTGGCAAAGTTCCTGGGATATACTGATGGCAGAGTTGTTGAGATATAGTGGTGGCAATGTTCTTATGATATAGGGATGTAGATATGGCAATGTTCTCGGTATGTAGTGGTGTACTGGTGACAAAGTCATCGGAATGTAGTATTGGCCAAGTTCTTGGGATATAGTGGTGGCAAAGTTATCGGGATGTGCAGTAAGGATGACTAAGTTCTCGAGATATAGTGGAGGTAAAGTCATTGGGATGTACCGTATTGGTGACAAAGTTCTCAGGATGTAGTAACGACAAAGTTCACAGGGTTTAGTGGCGACAAAGTTCTCGGGATATAGTTGGGACAAAGGTCTTGGGATGTAGTGGTGACAAAGTTTTCATATAAAAGTAACGATTAATTTCCCGAGATAGAAGCAGTGAATAGACCTCGGGCACTAAGGTAATTTCCGTATTAGATGACAGTTAAGTTTTATGATTATAGCTGTGATTAGAATCTCTCTGATAGAAATGGAGAAACTAATGTTCTGATACAGATTTCATCATTAGTTTCTCGTGGAAACAACATTGTGAGgtcctttttccaaaaaaaaaaaaaaaaaaaaaaaagtgaaggtaGAAAAcgatattattttatcaatattattactagctgagctacaaccctagttgagaaagcaagatgccataagcccaagggctccaacatggaaaatacgccattgaggaaaggaaatacggaaactgaatagtgtgcctgagtgcaccctcaagcaagggagaTATGGTTCATAGATGAGATGAAATATACGGAGAGGACGATAAACGCTTATTAATActgtattaatatttatgaaatcaaaataaattctTGCGCTCCAAGTGAAAAGCAGTGAAAAGGCAGTGATTGTTTTGTACGAGAACGTATCGATGATGCTGCAATTTACGATAAGATTTCCATAAAGTAATGAAGACGATGTAGTATGAAAGTccttaatgatcttcctaatagggc comes from Palaemon carinicauda isolate YSFRI2023 chromosome 3, ASM3689809v2, whole genome shotgun sequence and encodes:
- the LOC137634868 gene encoding uncharacterized protein; translation: MTLPPLYLENLVILTAHPDNFATTISQELGQYYIPMTLSPVHHYIPRTLPYLHPYIIRTLPPLYLNNSAIKICHRYISTTLPPLYLNNLATTISQQLCHHYIPITLPPLSPKNIATTISQQLFHHYLPRTLPPLSPNNFVTTISQELCHHYLLRTLPPLYLNNFATTISQELCHHYLPTTLSPLYPNNFATTISQELCHHYISKSLPPLSPKNFATTISQELCHHYVSITLPPLSPKNFTTTISQELCHHYLPRTLPPLCLNNFATTISQQFTTTISQELCHHYLPRTLPPLCLNKFTTIISQELCHHYLPRTLPPLCLNNFATTISQQVYHHYLPRTLPPLSPKNFATTISQQVYHHHLPRTLPPLSPKNFATTISQQVYHHHLPRTLPPLSPKNFATTISQQVYHHYLPRTLPPLCLNNFATTISQQVYHHYLPRTLPPLSPKNFATTILPPPSPKNFATTISQELCHHYVSITLPPLYLNKFTTTISQELCHHYVSITLPPLYLNKFTTTISQELCHHYVSITLPPLYLNKFTTTISQELCHHYLPRTLPPLYLNKFTTTISQELCHHYVSITLPPLYRNKFTTTISQELCHHYLPRTLPPLCLNNFATTISQQVYHHHLPRTLPPLSPKNFATTISQQVYHHYLPRTLPPLCLNNFATTISQQVYHHYLPRTLPPLSPKNFATTMSQQVYHHYLPRTLPPLCLNNFATTISQQVYHHHLPRTLPPLSPKNFATTISQQVYHHYLPRTLPPLCLNNFATTISQQVYHHYLPRTLPPLSPKNFATTMSQQVYHHYLPRTLPPLCLNNFATTISQQVYHHYLPRTLPPLSPKNFATTMSQ